A part of Winslowiella toletana genomic DNA contains:
- a CDS encoding P1 family peptidase produces the protein MDFQQMQRDLLLQRWRATRSLGQPRMACGPRNTLADVPGVRVGHSTLDAGEIQTGVTAIVPPGDNLFTQPLPCAAAVLNGFAKPVGLVQLEELGVLQTPILLSNTLAVGTLFTALVRDAISRNPELGRSLPTVNPLALECNDGWLNDIQALAITDEMAQQALYTAYAEFARGSVGAGRGMSCFSLKGGIGTASRLIPALNATLGVLVLANFGALNALTLDGVRVGEAIEPLLPELTPQRDAGSIIIIMATDAALDARQLKRIAKRAGAGLGRLGSYWGHGSGDIAVAFSTQPQPASLADAALEPLLAAAADATEHAVLDALLSAEAVTGFRGHSRPALREILDSLC, from the coding sequence ATGGATTTTCAACAGATGCAGCGCGATTTGCTGCTGCAACGCTGGCGCGCCACGCGCAGCCTCGGGCAGCCGCGGATGGCCTGCGGGCCACGTAATACGCTGGCCGATGTGCCGGGGGTACGCGTCGGGCACAGCACCCTTGATGCCGGTGAAATTCAGACTGGCGTGACCGCGATTGTGCCGCCGGGCGATAACCTGTTTACTCAGCCGTTGCCCTGTGCTGCGGCGGTGCTGAATGGTTTTGCCAAACCAGTGGGGCTGGTGCAGCTGGAAGAGCTGGGCGTGCTGCAGACGCCGATTCTGCTGAGCAATACGCTGGCGGTCGGCACGCTGTTTACCGCGCTGGTGCGTGATGCCATCAGCCGCAATCCGGAACTGGGCCGCAGTTTGCCGACCGTCAATCCGCTGGCGCTGGAGTGCAATGACGGCTGGCTGAATGATATTCAGGCGCTGGCGATCACCGATGAGATGGCGCAGCAGGCCTTGTATACCGCATACGCGGAGTTTGCCCGCGGCAGCGTCGGCGCCGGACGCGGCATGAGCTGCTTCAGCCTGAAGGGCGGAATTGGTACGGCTTCACGGCTGATCCCTGCCCTGAATGCCACCCTCGGCGTGCTGGTACTGGCGAACTTTGGCGCGTTAAATGCGCTGACGCTGGATGGCGTGCGCGTTGGCGAAGCGATTGAGCCGCTGCTGCCGGAGCTGACGCCGCAGCGTGATGCCGGTTCAATCATCATCATTATGGCCACCGATGCCGCACTGGATGCGCGTCAGTTAAAGCGTATTGCGAAACGCGCTGGCGCCGGATTAGGGCGTCTGGGTAGCTACTGGGGTCACGGTTCCGGTGATATCGCCGTGGCGTTTTCCACTCAGCCGCAGCCAGCATCGCTGGCGGATGCGGCACTGGAACCGCTGCTGGCGGCAGCGGCCGACGCCACGGAACACGCGGTGCTGGATGCCTTATTGAGCGCGGAAGCGGTGACCGGTTTCCGGGGGCATTCCCGTCCGGCGTTACGCGAGATTCTCGATAGCCTTTGCTGA
- a CDS encoding ABC transporter ATP-binding protein — protein sequence MIDIDKLHIAFGSHKVVKGVSFQVGNGESFGIVGESGSGKSTILRVLAGLNNEWQGKVEFGGTQLTAHRGRNFFRQVQMVFQDPYGSLHPRQTIDRILHEPLLVHRLDRAEQRIATALQEVGLPAAVRFRYPHQLSGGQRQRVAIARAMIAEPEVLLLDEPTSALDVSVQAEILNLLSDLREERKLTYIMVTHNLAVVTHLCQRIGVMQHGQMVEQLSSDDLRARRIQHPHTAELFDLSITLEEPA from the coding sequence ATGATTGATATCGATAAATTACATATCGCCTTTGGCTCGCATAAAGTGGTTAAAGGCGTCAGTTTTCAGGTTGGTAATGGCGAAAGCTTCGGCATCGTCGGCGAGAGCGGATCGGGCAAATCCACTATTCTGCGCGTACTGGCCGGGCTGAATAATGAGTGGCAGGGCAAGGTGGAATTTGGCGGTACGCAGCTCACCGCCCATCGTGGCCGCAACTTCTTCCGTCAGGTGCAGATGGTATTCCAGGATCCCTATGGCTCGCTGCATCCACGCCAGACTATCGACCGCATTTTGCATGAGCCGCTGCTGGTGCACCGCCTCGATCGCGCCGAACAGCGCATCGCGACAGCATTACAGGAAGTCGGTCTGCCTGCCGCGGTACGTTTTCGTTATCCGCATCAGCTTTCCGGTGGACAGCGTCAGCGCGTGGCGATTGCGCGCGCGATGATTGCCGAACCGGAAGTATTATTGCTGGATGAACCGACCTCGGCGCTGGACGTTTCGGTACAGGCGGAAATTCTGAATTTGCTTAGCGATCTGCGGGAAGAGCGTAAGCTCACCTATATTATGGTGACCCATAATCTGGCGGTAGTGACCCATCTCTGCCAGCGCATCGGCGTCATGCAGCATGGACAGATGGTGGAGCAGCTCAGCTCTGACGATCTGCGTGCGCGGCGCATTCAGCATCCGCACACCGCAGAACTGTTCGACTTAAGTATCACTCTTGAGGAACCCGCATGA
- a CDS encoding ABC transporter substrate-binding protein gives MVTRRRFLAGCSAVPFLSYLSLNSSSAFAATPASMLVMAMQIDNMTSLDPAESFEAIGSEVTGNLYQRLVMPNPEKPSEIRGELAKSWEVSSDGKTFTFHLDPSVKFSDGSPLTAEDAAFSLQRVVKLDKSPAFIINQFGFTKDNVEQMIVAKDAQTLVLNLAEPAAETFLLYCLSAPVGSIVQKKAALANQQTGDLGNGWMKQQSAGSGPFTLRAWKASESIILEKNPHNPSKTSTKRVIIKHIVDPSAQLLMLQKGDVDIARDLTTEQLKPLQGDKNFNVYKTDVSTIMLMSCNTTNEHLQKPQVWQALKWAIDYNSIQQNILPLTHKVHQSFLPSGFPAALDDQPFKVDVAKAKALLAEAGYADGFEITLDHYSAQPYPDIAQALQTQLGAVGIKVSLISSENRQVLTKMRARTHQLALTAWGADYFDPNSNTEAFCVNTDNSSGARNRTLAWRCGWSDDAFNKMTVAALHEADPAKRIALYEQIQREHREKSPFIEMMQDMKNIACGKNITGVHMTVLRDNPFEQVKKA, from the coding sequence ATGGTTACCAGAAGACGTTTTCTTGCAGGATGCTCAGCGGTTCCGTTTCTTTCTTATCTTAGCCTGAACAGCAGCAGCGCCTTTGCCGCCACCCCGGCCAGCATGCTGGTGATGGCGATGCAGATCGACAATATGACCAGTCTGGATCCGGCAGAAAGCTTTGAGGCGATTGGCTCTGAAGTGACGGGCAACCTCTATCAACGGCTGGTAATGCCAAACCCGGAAAAACCCAGTGAAATCCGCGGCGAGCTGGCAAAAAGCTGGGAAGTCAGCAGCGACGGCAAGACCTTTACTTTCCATCTCGACCCGTCGGTGAAATTCTCCGATGGCAGCCCGCTGACCGCTGAAGATGCCGCCTTCTCTTTGCAGCGCGTCGTTAAACTGGATAAAAGCCCGGCGTTTATTATCAACCAGTTCGGTTTTACCAAAGATAACGTTGAGCAGATGATTGTGGCGAAAGACGCCCAAACGCTGGTGCTGAACCTCGCCGAACCGGCAGCAGAAACCTTCCTGCTGTATTGCCTGTCGGCGCCGGTAGGTAGCATCGTGCAGAAAAAAGCGGCGCTAGCCAATCAGCAAACCGGCGATCTGGGTAATGGCTGGATGAAACAGCAGAGCGCCGGTTCCGGCCCGTTCACCCTGCGCGCATGGAAAGCCAGTGAAAGCATTATTCTCGAGAAAAACCCGCATAACCCGTCGAAAACCAGCACCAAACGCGTAATTATCAAACATATCGTCGATCCTTCCGCTCAGCTGCTGATGCTGCAGAAAGGCGATGTCGATATCGCGCGCGATCTGACCACCGAACAGCTGAAACCGTTGCAGGGTGATAAAAACTTCAACGTCTATAAGACGGATGTTTCCACCATCATGCTGATGTCATGCAATACCACTAATGAGCATCTGCAAAAGCCACAGGTGTGGCAGGCGCTGAAGTGGGCTATCGACTACAACAGCATCCAGCAAAATATTCTGCCGCTGACGCATAAAGTGCATCAGAGCTTCCTGCCTTCCGGCTTCCCGGCGGCGCTGGACGATCAGCCGTTTAAAGTCGATGTCGCCAAAGCCAAGGCGCTGCTGGCGGAAGCGGGCTATGCGGATGGCTTTGAAATCACCCTCGATCACTACTCGGCGCAGCCTTACCCGGATATCGCGCAGGCGCTGCAAACCCAGCTGGGCGCAGTGGGCATCAAAGTGTCGCTGATCTCTTCTGAAAACCGTCAGGTGCTGACCAAAATGCGCGCCCGTACCCATCAGCTGGCGCTGACTGCCTGGGGCGCGGACTATTTCGATCCTAACTCCAACACCGAAGCGTTCTGCGTTAATACCGACAACAGCAGCGGTGCGCGTAACCGTACGCTCGCCTGGCGTTGCGGCTGGTCTGACGATGCATTTAACAAAATGACCGTCGCCGCGTTGCATGAAGCCGATCCGGCGAAGCGTATCGCTTTGTATGAGCAGATTCAGCGCGAACACCGTGAAAAAAGTCCGTTTATTGAGATGATGCAGGATATGAAAAACATCGCCTGCGGTAAAAACATCACCGGCGTGCATATGACTGTACTGCGCGACAACCCGTTTGAGCAGGTGAAAAAAGCGTAA
- a CDS encoding M55 family metallopeptidase, which produces MKIFISADIEGIAGVMRPEQCSPGTAEYQLARALMEQEVNAAIDGAFAGGASEVVVADSHAAMTNLRAENIDSRARLVQGKPRGLSMVEGLEQQQYDGMMFIGYHSAAGESGVLAHTINGRAFYRVKINGQVMGESDIYAAAGAEQGSPLWLVSGDDTLQTWINQYYPSVNYVGVKRAISQTCAESLSPVAAREAIREAAASAVRQASQVATTRISAPYQLELMVAKPVLGDLFCLIPGTERIDAITVGYRADNMATMVSLLSAFSYLATTQN; this is translated from the coding sequence ATGAAAATTTTTATCTCTGCCGATATTGAAGGCATTGCGGGTGTAATGCGTCCGGAGCAGTGCAGCCCGGGCACCGCCGAGTACCAGCTGGCGCGCGCGCTGATGGAACAGGAAGTGAATGCCGCGATTGACGGCGCTTTTGCTGGCGGCGCCAGCGAAGTGGTGGTGGCCGACAGTCATGCGGCGATGACCAATCTGCGTGCCGAAAATATTGATAGTCGTGCGCGACTGGTGCAGGGCAAACCACGCGGTTTATCGATGGTGGAAGGCCTGGAACAGCAGCAGTATGACGGCATGATGTTTATCGGTTATCACAGTGCGGCGGGCGAGTCTGGCGTGCTGGCGCATACCATCAACGGGCGTGCGTTTTACCGGGTAAAAATCAACGGTCAGGTGATGGGCGAGAGTGATATCTACGCCGCCGCCGGTGCTGAGCAGGGCTCGCCATTGTGGCTGGTCAGCGGTGACGATACCTTGCAGACGTGGATCAATCAGTACTATCCGTCGGTCAATTACGTCGGCGTTAAGCGGGCAATTTCCCAGACTTGCGCCGAATCGTTAAGCCCGGTGGCGGCGCGCGAGGCAATTCGCGAAGCGGCTGCCAGCGCGGTGCGTCAGGCAAGTCAGGTGGCGACGACGCGGATTTCGGCGCCTTATCAGCTGGAATTGATGGTAGCGAAACCGGTACTGGGAGATCTGTTCTGTTTGATACCCGGCACAGAGCGGATTGATGCCATTACGGTGGGTTATCGCGCGGATAATATGGCGACGATGGTCAGTCTGCTTAGCGCGTTCTCGTATCTGGCGACAACGCAGAACTAA
- a CDS encoding LysR family transcriptional regulator codes for MRLRHIEVFQAIVQSGTISGAARLLNVSQPNVSRVLNHAEQQLGFALFERRVQGMVVTAEGRRLLPEVDELYQRLQVISQLTDQLRRGEGQIVRLGAAHAFGQMVLAPALVAYRQQASSVNVELVTEHFSALCHSLLNDELDFALAFGQQVHADLLAEPLFQSSMVALLPLNSPQNGAVTLEWLCQNNLLMMQQQDPLGRVLHRALRDKALQPAVSLSIKTYSVIADMTLAGGGVGIVDLFTACRYVGQLKILPIAQPLPFEVMLISRRDRPQSQSVLQLKQVIRQKLWDIARQCETLFLTPAV; via the coding sequence ATGCGATTGCGTCATATCGAAGTTTTTCAGGCCATTGTGCAGAGCGGCACCATCAGCGGCGCGGCGCGCTTGTTAAATGTGTCACAACCGAATGTCAGTCGCGTGCTGAATCACGCTGAGCAGCAGCTGGGCTTTGCGCTGTTTGAGCGCCGTGTGCAGGGGATGGTGGTTACTGCCGAAGGACGCCGGCTGCTGCCGGAAGTGGATGAGCTGTATCAGCGTCTGCAAGTTATCAGTCAGCTTACCGATCAGCTACGGCGCGGCGAAGGGCAGATCGTGCGTCTCGGCGCTGCGCACGCCTTTGGCCAGATGGTGCTGGCGCCGGCGCTGGTAGCTTATCGTCAGCAGGCTTCGTCGGTAAATGTGGAACTGGTGACCGAGCATTTCAGCGCCTTGTGCCACAGTCTGCTAAACGACGAGCTCGATTTTGCGCTGGCCTTTGGTCAGCAGGTGCACGCTGATTTACTGGCGGAGCCACTGTTTCAGTCGTCGATGGTGGCATTATTGCCGCTGAACAGCCCGCAAAACGGCGCGGTGACGCTGGAGTGGCTGTGTCAGAACAACCTGTTAATGATGCAGCAGCAGGATCCGCTGGGGCGTGTGTTGCATCGCGCGCTGCGTGACAAAGCGCTGCAACCGGCGGTGTCGCTGTCGATTAAAACCTATTCGGTGATTGCTGATATGACGCTGGCGGGTGGCGGCGTGGGGATTGTCGATCTGTTTACCGCCTGTCGCTATGTCGGACAGCTGAAAATTCTGCCGATTGCGCAGCCGTTGCCATTTGAAGTCATGCTGATTAGTCGTCGCGATCGGCCACAATCGCAGTCTGTATTGCAGCTGAAGCAGGTAATCCGCCAGAAGCTGTGGGATATTGCGCGCCAGTGCGAGACGCTGTTTTTAACCCCGGCGGTGTAA
- a CDS encoding dipeptidase, whose amino-acid sequence MSDTLFSDADLVPVFDGHNDVLLRLWRSHAADPVGAFLNGPAAGQMDLPRIRQGGMAGGLFATYVPTGGVKARSVPGKLNFSDVPETPSIEEARNITFSLLNTLIRIEKNSNGQAKICRTAADIRHSIENKVLAMVMHIEGAEALDADLELLEVLYAAGLRTLGPLWSRPNIFGDGVPFRFPSSPDIGAGLTEAGLRLVRACNQLRIMVDLSHMDEKGFWQTAAISDAPLVASHSNAHALCAQSRNLTDKQLAAIRESNGFVGVNFGTMFLREDGKKSPDATVNEIVRHVDYLLEKVGEDGVGFGSDFDGTTIPPDMKDVAGLPLLVKALAQRGYDRALLEKICYRNWIRVLEASWGE is encoded by the coding sequence ATGTCTGATACGCTATTTTCTGACGCCGACCTTGTGCCGGTTTTTGACGGTCACAATGATGTGCTGCTGCGCCTGTGGCGCTCACACGCTGCCGATCCGGTTGGTGCTTTTCTTAATGGTCCTGCCGCGGGTCAGATGGATTTACCGCGTATCAGACAGGGCGGTATGGCCGGTGGTCTTTTTGCGACTTATGTCCCAACGGGGGGAGTTAAGGCAAGAAGTGTGCCAGGCAAGTTAAATTTCAGCGATGTGCCTGAAACGCCTTCAATTGAAGAAGCGCGCAATATCACTTTTTCGCTGCTCAATACCTTAATTCGCATTGAAAAAAATTCTAATGGCCAGGCGAAAATCTGCCGCACCGCTGCGGATATTCGTCACAGTATTGAGAACAAAGTCCTGGCGATGGTGATGCACATTGAAGGTGCAGAGGCGCTGGATGCCGATCTTGAGTTGCTGGAGGTGTTATACGCTGCCGGGCTGCGCACCCTTGGCCCGTTGTGGAGCCGTCCGAATATTTTTGGCGATGGCGTGCCGTTCCGCTTCCCCTCATCACCCGATATTGGCGCGGGTCTGACGGAGGCCGGATTACGTCTGGTGCGCGCCTGCAACCAGCTGCGCATTATGGTTGATCTGTCGCATATGGATGAGAAGGGCTTCTGGCAAACCGCCGCCATCTCCGACGCGCCGCTGGTGGCCAGCCACTCCAATGCCCATGCGCTCTGCGCGCAGTCGCGCAATCTTACCGATAAGCAGCTGGCGGCTATCCGCGAGAGCAACGGCTTTGTCGGGGTGAATTTTGGCACCATGTTCCTGCGTGAAGATGGCAAAAAGAGTCCTGATGCCACCGTTAATGAGATCGTACGCCATGTCGATTATCTGCTGGAAAAAGTGGGCGAAGATGGCGTCGGCTTTGGTTCCGATTTCGACGGCACCACGATTCCACCGGATATGAAAGATGTCGCCGGTCTGCCGCTGTTAGTGAAGGCGCTGGCGCAACGTGGTTACGACCGCGCGTTGCTGGAGAAGATCTGTTACCGCAACTGGATAAGAGTGCTGGAAGCCAGCTGGGGGGAATAA
- a CDS encoding ABC transporter permease produces MKSLTRAWLLDETPATRRQAVWGRRYRLWLGLRENPLAMSGLLVILAVLLLSLLAPLLTPYTPGSQDLTNRLAAPSLQHWLGTDELGRDVWTRIIFGGRTTLGMVIAVVLLTAPLGLLIGCIAGYVGGWLDKTLMRLTDIFLAFPRLILALAFVAALKPGVESAVLAIALTAWPPYARLARAETLQFRNSDFIAASRITGASPLRIILRHVMPLCVPSLIVRVTLDMSSIIITAASLGFLGMGAQPPSPEWGTMIATARRFLFSEWWVPLMPCIAIFLTSLAFNFLGDGLRDVLDPKER; encoded by the coding sequence ATGAAATCTCTGACAAGAGCATGGTTGCTCGATGAAACTCCCGCCACCCGCCGTCAGGCGGTGTGGGGCCGACGCTATCGTTTATGGCTTGGCCTGCGCGAAAACCCGCTGGCGATGTCCGGGCTGCTGGTGATTCTGGCGGTGCTGCTGCTGTCGCTGCTCGCCCCGCTGCTGACGCCTTACACGCCAGGCAGCCAGGATCTGACCAACCGCCTTGCCGCACCCTCTCTGCAGCACTGGCTGGGCACCGATGAGCTGGGACGCGACGTCTGGACGCGGATTATCTTTGGCGGACGCACCACGCTGGGCATGGTAATTGCCGTGGTGCTGCTGACCGCGCCGCTGGGCCTGCTGATTGGCTGTATTGCCGGTTATGTCGGCGGCTGGTTAGACAAAACCCTGATGCGTCTGACCGATATTTTCCTCGCCTTCCCGCGACTGATTCTGGCGCTGGCGTTTGTCGCCGCGCTGAAACCGGGCGTGGAAAGTGCGGTGCTGGCGATTGCGCTGACAGCCTGGCCGCCCTACGCCCGGCTGGCGCGCGCCGAAACCCTGCAGTTTCGAAACAGTGATTTTATCGCCGCCAGCCGTATCACCGGCGCGTCACCGCTGCGTATTATTTTGCGCCATGTGATGCCACTGTGTGTGCCGAGCCTGATTGTGCGCGTCACGCTGGATATGAGCTCAATTATTATTACCGCCGCCAGCCTTGGCTTCCTCGGCATGGGCGCGCAGCCACCGTCACCGGAATGGGGCACCATGATTGCCACCGCCCGTCGCTTCCTGTTTAGCGAATGGTGGGTGCCACTGATGCCCTGTATCGCGATATTCCTCACTTCACTGGCGTTCAACTTCCTTGGCGATGGCCTGCGGGACGTCCTCGATCCTAAGGAGCGCTAG
- a CDS encoding ABC transporter ATP-binding protein, translated as MLVEIENLRITFTSRTESFEAVRGVSISVGKEKFAIVGESGSGKSLTARSLMQLLPGNARVQADKLSFDGIDLRGASEKTLRKIRGKRVGFILQDPKYSLNPVMTIGQQIAEAWREHKGGSKKAAMAAAIDLLQQVKIRDPERVAKRYPHEVSGGMGQRVMIAMMLAPDPELLIADEPTSALDATVQAEILKLIDELVSQRGMGLILISHDLPLVSHFCDRVAVMYAGRIVEMLDAGQLQQAQHPYTKGLLACLPSLRHPRDRLPVMKREAAWREEI; from the coding sequence ATGCTGGTCGAAATTGAAAACCTGCGCATTACCTTTACCAGCCGCACCGAGAGTTTCGAGGCTGTTCGCGGTGTCTCCATCAGCGTCGGCAAAGAGAAGTTCGCCATTGTCGGCGAAAGTGGCTCCGGCAAATCACTGACCGCGCGTAGTCTGATGCAGTTGCTACCCGGCAACGCCCGGGTGCAGGCCGACAAGCTAAGCTTTGACGGCATCGATTTACGCGGCGCCAGCGAGAAAACCCTGCGCAAAATTCGTGGCAAACGCGTCGGCTTTATTTTGCAGGATCCGAAATACTCACTTAATCCGGTAATGACCATCGGCCAGCAGATTGCCGAAGCCTGGCGCGAGCATAAAGGCGGCAGCAAAAAAGCGGCGATGGCGGCGGCGATTGATCTGCTTCAGCAGGTGAAAATCCGCGATCCGGAACGGGTGGCAAAACGCTATCCACATGAAGTCTCCGGCGGCATGGGTCAGCGTGTGATGATCGCCATGATGCTGGCGCCGGATCCGGAACTGCTGATTGCCGATGAACCGACCAGTGCGCTGGATGCCACCGTGCAGGCGGAAATCCTGAAGCTGATTGATGAACTGGTGTCACAGCGCGGTATGGGACTGATTTTGATCAGCCACGATCTGCCACTGGTTTCCCACTTCTGCGACCGTGTGGCGGTGATGTATGCCGGACGGATTGTCGAAATGCTGGACGCGGGCCAGCTGCAACAGGCGCAACATCCTTACACCAAAGGTTTACTTGCCTGCCTGCCCTCACTGCGCCATCCACGCGATCGGCTGCCGGTGATGAAACGTGAAGCTGCATGGCGGGAAGAAATATGA
- a CDS encoding ABC transporter permease gives MSSFKRLLSTLSSLVLTLFGLSVLTFFIGRVMPTDPVLAAVGDNAPQSVVERVRQEMGLDQPLYMQFGHYLNQLLHGDLGRSVLTHNEVTTDIARFFPATLELATAAIIIAAIVGIPLGVWAAVRQGKTLDQVIRVVCLAGHSLPVFVLALLSLLIFYAVLGIAPGPGRQDIIFQDMVPQVTGLLTVDSLLAGDYDAFRDALAHMAQPVLILAYFSMAYITRMTRTFMLNALSGEFVITARAKGLSSRRVIWRHAFPTVAVQLVTVLALTYAGLLEGAVVTENVFAWPGLGQYLTTSLMNADMNPVVGATLLVGATYVLLNQLADLLYRLWDPRVK, from the coding sequence ATGTCGTCGTTTAAACGTTTACTCAGCACGCTGAGCAGCCTGGTGCTGACGCTGTTTGGTTTGTCAGTGTTAACGTTCTTTATTGGTCGGGTCATGCCGACCGATCCGGTACTGGCTGCGGTGGGTGATAACGCACCGCAGTCGGTCGTAGAACGTGTCAGACAAGAAATGGGGCTGGATCAGCCCCTGTACATGCAATTTGGCCACTATCTCAATCAACTGCTGCACGGCGATTTAGGTCGTTCAGTGCTGACCCATAACGAAGTGACCACTGATATCGCCCGTTTCTTCCCGGCGACGCTGGAACTGGCGACGGCGGCGATTATTATTGCGGCGATTGTTGGCATTCCACTCGGCGTCTGGGCGGCGGTGCGTCAGGGCAAAACCCTCGATCAGGTTATCCGCGTGGTCTGTCTTGCCGGACACTCACTGCCGGTCTTTGTGCTGGCGCTGCTGAGCCTGCTGATCTTCTATGCGGTACTCGGCATCGCCCCAGGTCCGGGACGTCAGGATATTATCTTCCAGGATATGGTGCCGCAGGTCACTGGCCTGCTGACCGTCGATTCACTGCTGGCCGGGGATTATGACGCTTTCCGCGATGCGCTGGCGCATATGGCGCAGCCAGTATTGATCCTTGCCTACTTCAGCATGGCCTATATCACGCGTATGACGCGCACCTTTATGCTGAATGCCCTGAGCGGCGAATTTGTGATTACCGCACGGGCGAAAGGGCTGTCATCGCGACGGGTGATCTGGCGTCACGCCTTCCCTACCGTGGCGGTGCAGCTGGTCACGGTGCTGGCGCTGACTTACGCCGGGCTACTGGAAGGCGCGGTGGTAACGGAAAATGTCTTTGCCTGGCCGGGGCTCGGTCAATACCTCACCACTTCACTGATGAATGCTGATATGAATCCGGTGGTTGGCGCTACGCTGCTGGTCGGGGCGACCTACGTCCTGCTGAACCAGCTCGCCGACCTCCTCTACCGACTTTGGGATCCGCGCGTAAAATGA
- a CDS encoding serine hydrolase domain-containing protein produces the protein MKLNWQHASDIAAQLAASWNQPGAPGGAVTLFDGEKIHATHAGGLADLAQQTPFSADSVVRFASVTKHLFATMVTGPASDRLNLQDSLAQHLPQLTGDAGKVTVGQALDMTSGLPDVRETLSLLGLSVYNATSAASLLDFVASNGDLSYPCGSEVSYSNTGYRLVEEALKAKGVLFNDLLQQHICQPLDIRLIAPESWFDIVPGLVPGYWRQGSQWQLASAGLHLSASGSVTGSANHLSRWLQSVLADQGPGAGVLARLSAPRYLADGRESGYGLGVAHSQIGAHRLVGHGGSHAGYKSYFLLHPELKVGLALVANREDVTTFENALKIMAALLDESLPEKGHDLQPGLYAAEEGSDWLEINGVTATWLGAGETLYRSNIPGEAVSLSSTFPIRLAHDGAAIAGEIGLAARRFVPVVADNTLQQLQGRWQLAAYRSVIDIDGDSLLMGIGPASITASLVSLGKGRVLATAQDGPWEKRFVIQLEEDGIRLLLNRSRIVKYVR, from the coding sequence ATGAAGCTAAACTGGCAACATGCCAGCGATATTGCCGCCCAACTGGCCGCCAGCTGGAACCAGCCCGGCGCACCGGGTGGCGCTGTCACCCTGTTTGATGGTGAAAAGATCCACGCCACCCACGCCGGTGGCCTCGCGGATCTCGCGCAGCAGACGCCCTTCAGCGCCGACAGCGTGGTGCGTTTCGCCTCAGTGACTAAACATCTGTTCGCCACCATGGTCACCGGTCCGGCCAGCGACCGGCTGAATTTGCAGGACAGTCTGGCGCAGCATCTGCCGCAGCTGACTGGCGATGCAGGCAAGGTCACCGTCGGCCAGGCGCTGGATATGACCTCTGGTCTGCCGGACGTACGTGAAACCCTGTCGCTGCTCGGTTTGTCGGTGTATAACGCCACCAGCGCCGCCTCATTACTGGATTTTGTCGCCAGCAATGGCGACCTGAGCTATCCCTGCGGCAGCGAAGTCTCCTACTCCAATACCGGCTATCGCCTGGTGGAAGAGGCGCTGAAAGCCAAAGGGGTACTGTTTAACGATCTGCTGCAACAGCATATCTGCCAGCCGCTGGATATTCGCCTGATTGCGCCGGAAAGCTGGTTTGATATTGTGCCGGGCCTGGTCCCAGGTTACTGGCGCCAGGGCAGTCAGTGGCAGCTGGCCAGCGCCGGACTGCATCTCTCAGCATCCGGTAGCGTCACCGGCAGCGCTAACCATCTCAGCCGCTGGTTACAGTCGGTACTGGCGGATCAGGGACCGGGCGCAGGCGTACTGGCGCGCCTGAGTGCACCGCGCTACTTAGCCGATGGCCGTGAAAGCGGTTATGGCCTTGGTGTGGCGCATTCGCAGATTGGCGCCCACCGGCTGGTGGGTCACGGCGGTTCCCATGCCGGTTACAAAAGCTATTTCCTGCTGCATCCTGAACTGAAGGTCGGACTGGCGCTGGTTGCTAACCGCGAAGATGTCACCACCTTTGAAAACGCCTTAAAAATCATGGCGGCGCTGCTGGATGAATCCCTGCCGGAAAAAGGTCATGATCTGCAACCCGGGCTGTATGCGGCGGAAGAAGGCAGCGACTGGCTGGAGATTAACGGGGTGACCGCCACCTGGCTGGGCGCCGGTGAAACCCTGTACCGCAGTAATATACCGGGTGAAGCGGTTTCGTTATCGTCAACTTTTCCGATACGTCTGGCGCATGACGGCGCGGCGATTGCCGGTGAAATTGGTCTGGCGGCACGGCGCTTTGTGCCGGTGGTGGCGGATAACACACTGCAACAGCTGCAGGGCCGCTGGCAGCTGGCGGCATATCGCAGCGTGATTGATATCGACGGCGACAGCTTGCTGATGGGGATTGGTCCGGCATCGATTACCGCCAGCCTGGTATCTCTGGGCAAAGGCCGGGTGCTGGCCACTGCGCAGGATGGTCCATGGGAAAAACGCTTTGTGATCCAGCTGGAAGAGGATGGCATTCGCTTACTGCTGAATCGCAGCCGGATAGTGAAGTATGTGCGTTAG